In Nostoc sphaeroides, the genomic window TCTCTTTTCTTACCTCTGCGTTCTCTGCGCCTCTGCGGTAAGCCTACGTTTAAAAATAACTAGAGTACGAGTTGTTTTGGGGTTTATTCATTTATAAATAATTAATACTATCTCTTGACTTAATTTTATTTTATGAGAAGTAATAACCAGCGATCGCGCAGCCTTCCCCAATCGCTATCTTCCTTTTTTCTTCAGTATCTTTTATTTATAGTGATAAACTTTACAAAAATTTTATACTTAGCCACTATGTAACTTCATTTACATGATGTAAGAGATTTAGTACTGTCGAAGGAACAGATTATACTGACTACACTGGTGTTCATTAATAACTAACCCATAACAAGTTTTAAACTTAGGTGGAGATGAGCCATGTATTACCAAATTTGGAATTTCTTTCTTAAAGAAGAAAAATACATTTATTGGAAAGAAAAAATAAAACTTAACAAAAGTTTTGACAAAGTTACATGGGAAAAGATTATTGATTTTTTGTCGTTAGTAGAGCAAACTTTCCAATTGAAAAGTCAACTAGCAGAAACCGATAGCCTTGAGCCATTTCTGAAGTTAGCAACAGACAATGGTTACAATTTGACGGCAGAAGAACTTGGCTGGTTTCTTGTGACGAGAAGACAGATTTGGGATCTTTTTGATTTGGCACAAAAAATGCCATCTCTTAAAGAAGAATTGCTCATAGCTAAAGATCCGCAGCAGTTCGTCAAAATAGCAGCCGAAAATAACTATTACTTTTCTGTAGAAGAGTTAGCTTGGTTGTTAATTGAAATCAAATCATCGTCAGAATTAGTGTCCATCAACAATAGTGTTGGGGAGATTCTCACAGGTTCAAACTACGGCAGAATTGAAATAGGATACTGGATTTGGCTAGCAGAAGACTGGGGAATTGTCCCAGCATTCTGTCATCGAGAGAAGCCGGGTAATTTATTATCTGGAGATACCAACAATCCTTTTTTACTCGATCGCTGTTTCCTACCCAAGAGCTATTTTAATCAACGCCTCTTGGTAAGTAGTAATTCATAATTCGTAATTCGTAATTCGTAATTCGTAATTAAAAGGATTTTTAAAAGACAATACGTTCAGTTAAGCATTTTTTCCTTCTCTTCCTTTGCGTTCTTTGCGGTAGCCAGAGGGCAAGCCCTCTGTCTTGGTGCAGTAGCTTATGGGGAAACAAACTCCCAACTTTTGGAGACGCTTTGCGTTGGCGGAAGCCTCTCCCAATGTGAGAAGACCGCGCTGCTTCACCGCTTTGCATCTACGTTAAAAAAATTGACTTTGACAAAGAGTTAAGCCTTAACCCAAGCATATCGTTTTAAAACATGCTCTTAAACCTCATCTAAGTTGAGAACCATAGGTAGTCGGACAAAAATATTTACAGTCATTGCGAGCGTTCGCGCAGCGTCTCGTAGAGAAGCGAAGCAATCCCAGCCCTTGCGATTGCTTCATTCCGCTTCGCTCCATTCGCAATGACATTGTGTAATTAATTCTGTCTGACTACTTAGTTTTCGCCCTCACCCTAAATCCCTCTCCCAGATATGGGAGAGGGACTTTGAAATTCTAGCTCCCCGAATCCCAGATATGGGGGATAGGTTGGGGGATGAGGGCAAATCCTTTTCATCAGAGAAGAACTACAGGTTTCAAGATAGACGTGGTTTAATTACGAATTACGAATTACGAATTACGAATTACGAATTACGAATTATGAATTACGAATTATATAGTGAAGCATCCTAGATGGAAGATAAAACCTCTATCTAGGATGCTTCACAATAAAAATTGTTGCTGATACAACAATTAGGGAAAAAATGTGATATGTAGACTAGAGCTATCAGCTAGCAGAAACGGTTAAACTGCCTGGTTTCTGAAGATCACCTTGCAAAACCACACCTCGCTGATTGGCATGGATATGACGCAAAATCTTGTAAATTGCCTCAACTTGTTCTGATGCGCCTGCTTTCTCTGCGAGTTCATCAAGAGAAATAGGAGCTTTTTCTTTTTGCAGCACTGCTAACACTCGTGTTTGCAAATCTAGAATGGAGGCGGCTGCTTTTTTACCAGCTTCTACGCCTGGTTGATGGTAGGCGTTGACGTTGACTAAGCTAGCGTATAAACCAACAGCACGTTCATACAAAGCAATTAATGCCCCTACAGTTCGGGGGTTAACTTGGGGAATGGTGACTGTAATCGAATCGCGGTGATTTTCATAAAGCGCTTGTCGGGTTCCTTGGAGAAAACCGGAAAGATAATCGCCTGATGTAACTCCTGGATCTATTTCAGTAGATGGCCCCTGACGATCTTCCAACACTTCGATGAAGGTAGCAAAGAAATTCGCTACACCCTCACGCAACTGCTGAACGTAAGCGTGTTGATCTGTTGAGCCTTTGTTGCCATAAACGGCGATACCTTGATAGACAACATTGCCGTCTAAGTCTTTTTCCTTGCCCAAGGATTCCATCACCAGCTGTTGCAAATAGCGACTGAATAAAAATAAGCTGTCCTTGTAAGGTAGGACAACCATATCTTTTTCGCCCTTTCCGTTACCAGCAAAGTACCAAGACAAAGCAAGTAACGCTGCTGGGTTATTTTTCACATCTGGGACGCGGGTAGCGTCATCCATTTCTTTTGCGCCATCTAGGATGGCGTGAACATCAATGCCCTGCAATGCGGCTGGTACTAGCCCCACAGCAGACATTTCTGAGGTGCGTCCTCCTACCCAGTCATACATGGGAAATCTGGCCAGCCAACCTTCGTCTTTGGCCAGTTTATCGAGGTTGCTGTCAACGCTGGTAATTGCTACCGCATATTGAGCAAATTCCAAATTGTGTCCGGCGTAGGCTTTTTTAACTTCAATCATGCCGTTACGAGGTTCCGGCGTTCCTCCAGATTTGGAGATTACCAAAACCAAAGTGCTGGCGAGGCTATTTCGTAGATGATTGATAACGCGATCGATACCTGCTGGATCGTTATTATCGATAAAGTGAAGTTTCAGGGGTGGGAAATCAGGAGCGAGAGCTTCCGCGACGAATTGGGGGCCGAGAGCAGAACCACCAATGCCAATAGAGATAATATCCGTAAAGCGGCTTGCTCTGGGAGGATGAATAGCACCTGTTTGGACTTTTTCCGCAAAGGCTTCGATTTGTTCTAAAGTTTGGACAATTTCTTGTGTAAGTTCTGGAGCTGGCGCTAAATCAGGATTTCGCAGCCAGTAGTGTCCAACCATGCGATTCTCGTCGGGATTTGCGATCGCACCTTTCTCCAGTTCAGCCATATCCGCAAACGCCTTGTCAAACTTCGGCCGCAACGAATCCACAAAGGCATCATCGAACCGCATTCGACTCACATCTAAGTAAAGTCCTAATCCCTCGTGGAAATATAACCAGTTTTGGTATCTTTGCCAAAGTGCCCTAGCATCCATAGGGAAATCTCAAATAAAGTGTTTTTCAAAACCAGTTTAATGTAAGGTTATAGCGATCCCTGCCTAGCATTATACAGTTTACAGTTTTAAGTGTTCCCTTGACTCTTGACTTTAAACATCTGGCATAGGGATGACACGCAGAAATTTCACAATCTCACCCCTGATTTCTATACCAATCAGGTAATTATCCAGGGTAAAACGGTGAAAAATGCCTTCACGATCAAGCTGTCGTAGTTCTTTTAAATCGCTCAACTGCCACTTTTGGGCTAACTCAATAAAGACAAAATCATACACCTGCTCGTAGGCGGCAGGTTCTAAATTCTTCAGGTCTAGCAAAAAAGACCTTGCATAGCGCATTTCCAGACTCACTAGGCGTTACCTTAACCAAACTTGAGGGGCCAGAAAAGAAAGCGCTGCTGAATTAGAAAAACATCAACAGTCTTACCGCTTCTTCATGGGTTAAGATATCCCACGGTTGCTGCGATCGCTTGACTTCTTGTATCGCTTTGAGCATATAAAAGTCGTAATGTAAAGCTTCGAGAACGTCCCAAATGTCTTGCAAATCGTCATCACCTAACTGCTCGATTAAGTGATGCATTCTCAGTCGCAGCAAATTCATACGTCAATTATTCCCTACCAGCAAACACCAACAATAAATAGTATTCCCATAAAATTAGCTCCGCTCAAGCTACGCTAAAATTTATTCGCAAGGGGCAGAGAAGTTTCTGGGAACTCGAAAATTGAGCCTCTGAACTCGAATGTTGAGCCTTTTACAGCAGATTGCGCTCTAATCGAATACACGTAGAGACGTAGCTTTTCTTCGTCTCTACAAGGTTTTGGGTTTTATATATAGCGGTTCCCATTCAGATGCGGTACAACATTCTATCACGAGGTGTAAGGGCACGGCAGTGCCGTGCCCCTACGGGTGTACCTCACGTAAACGAGAACCGCTATATGTACTTCATTTACCTGAAATCTGCTGTAACTCGACTTAGGGACTTCCAAATAAAAAAATATTCCATTGCTATTGTTCACTGTTGACCGTTGACGGTTCACGAGTTTTCAGTCAACAGTCAACAGTCAACAGTCAACAGTCAACGACTTGAATGTGGAATAATTTATTTTTTGGAGTTCCCTTAAGTCCTCTCAAGAGGACTAAACTCGATTACTAGCTGGTATCCATGAGAGTCTACTTAAGTGGACTTAGGCTAAAAGCCTGTGAAATTTATTTCTTGGCGGGAGATTGAGCAGGTGCAAGATGTCCACCCTACAAGATTGGATAATTTATTTGTTAGAAATTCCTAACTCCCAACTCCCAACTCCTAACTCCTAACTCCCAACTCCCAACTCCCAACTCCCAACTCCTAACTCCTCACTCCTAACTCCCAACTCCCAACTCCTAACTCCTAACTCCTAACTCCTTAAAATGGTTGACTATCTCATTTTCTTAGCAATTTCTACAGCACTTTTTGCTCTATTCGCACTAGGACTCAATTTACAGTGGGGCTTTACGGGGTTAATTAACTTTGGTCATATTGCTTTCATGACTCTGGGAGCATATACAACCGTATTGTTAAGCTTAAAGGGCGTACCCCTACTGATATCGGCAGTAGCTGGCGCAATTGTCGCCGCCTTGTTAGGTTTGGTAATTGGTTTTGCAACTCTCCGCTTGCGAGAAGATTATCTGTCAATTGTCACTATTGGTACAGGGGAATTAATTCGTTTGGTGGTGAATAATCAGGAATTACCTGTGGGTGACACCTGGATTTCTGGGGCGTTTGGTGTGCAAAGTTATTCTATACCCCTATCCACAGAGCCGAATTTGTTTGTCAGATTAGGAATGATTGGGATTTTAACACTGCTAGCTGCTATAACTTTCTTTACGTTATGGCGATGGATTCGTACTACCCAAATATCTCGGACTACTGATTTAGCTAAAAGGACAACTAACAAACAAGAATTTGCGTCGCGTTTGGGTGTAGGAATTGTGTTAGCTGTTTTGGCAGCAGCGATTTATATTTCTGGGGTAATTGGATTATATAATTACAACCCAAAAGCGGGTTTAATGCTGGTATTGCTGTTGGTTTTAGCATTTGTATACTGGCGCTTAGAAATTTTGGTGCGATCGCCTTGGGGTAGAATTCTCAAAGCCATCCGTGAAGATGAAGAAATTCCCAAGGCGCTGGGAAAAAATGTCTTTTGGTATAAATTACAATCTCTCATGTTAGGGGGTGCGATCGCAGGTATCGCTGGTGCTTTCTTCGCTTGGCAACTGGGCGCTATTTACCCTGATAACTTT contains:
- a CDS encoding Nif11-like leader peptide family natural product precursor; amino-acid sequence: MYYQIWNFFLKEEKYIYWKEKIKLNKSFDKVTWEKIIDFLSLVEQTFQLKSQLAETDSLEPFLKLATDNGYNLTAEELGWFLVTRRQIWDLFDLAQKMPSLKEELLIAKDPQQFVKIAAENNYYFSVEELAWLLIEIKSSSELVSINNSVGEILTGSNYGRIEIGYWIWLAEDWGIVPAFCHREKPGNLLSGDTNNPFLLDRCFLPKSYFNQRLLVSSNS
- a CDS encoding glucose-6-phosphate isomerase, which translates into the protein MDARALWQRYQNWLYFHEGLGLYLDVSRMRFDDAFVDSLRPKFDKAFADMAELEKGAIANPDENRMVGHYWLRNPDLAPAPELTQEIVQTLEQIEAFAEKVQTGAIHPPRASRFTDIISIGIGGSALGPQFVAEALAPDFPPLKLHFIDNNDPAGIDRVINHLRNSLASTLVLVISKSGGTPEPRNGMIEVKKAYAGHNLEFAQYAVAITSVDSNLDKLAKDEGWLARFPMYDWVGGRTSEMSAVGLVPAALQGIDVHAILDGAKEMDDATRVPDVKNNPAALLALSWYFAGNGKGEKDMVVLPYKDSLFLFSRYLQQLVMESLGKEKDLDGNVVYQGIAVYGNKGSTDQHAYVQQLREGVANFFATFIEVLEDRQGPSTEIDPGVTSGDYLSGFLQGTRQALYENHRDSITVTIPQVNPRTVGALIALYERAVGLYASLVNVNAYHQPGVEAGKKAAASILDLQTRVLAVLQKEKAPISLDELAEKAGASEQVEAIYKILRHIHANQRGVVLQGDLQKPGSLTVSAS
- a CDS encoding cytotoxic translational repressor of toxin-antitoxin stability system, yielding MSLEMRYARSFLLDLKNLEPAAYEQVYDFVFIELAQKWQLSDLKELRQLDREGIFHRFTLDNYLIGIEIRGEIVKFLRVIPMPDV
- a CDS encoding branched-chain amino acid ABC transporter permease, translating into MVDYLIFLAISTALFALFALGLNLQWGFTGLINFGHIAFMTLGAYTTVLLSLKGVPLLISAVAGAIVAALLGLVIGFATLRLREDYLSIVTIGTGELIRLVVNNQELPVGDTWISGAFGVQSYSIPLSTEPNLFVRLGMIGILTLLAAITFFTLWRWIRTTQISRTTDLAKRTTNKQEFASRLGVGIVLAVLAAAIYISGVIGLYNYNPKAGLMLVLLLVLAFVYWRLEILVRSPWGRILKAIREDEEIPKALGKNVFWYKLQSLMLGGAIAGIAGAFFAWQLGAIYPDNFQPQITFDTWIMVILGGSGNNVGTILGAVIFFAYDALTREVLPRIVPLDEARLGAFRIMVIGLILMVLMIWRPQGILGKKEELTLGK